The following proteins are co-located in the Mycolicibacterium goodii genome:
- a CDS encoding ribonuclease Z: MIEVTLLGTGSPIPDPDRAGPSTMVRAGGQTFLIDCGRGVLQRLAAAGSSAPQLSALLLTHLHSDHIADLGDVIITRWVSTFTPDAPPLPIIGPPGTAEVVEATLKAFGHDIGYRIAHHHDLTAPPPVEVHEHTEGVVWDRDGVAIRVAPTDHRPVTPTIGFRVEHADASVVAAGDTVPCPTLDALAAGAGALIHTVIRKDIIDTLPQQRIRDICDYHSSVQDAAATAARAGVGILILTHYVPAIAPGTEDQWRALAATEFDRQIEVGQDLHRVEVHPGVCVKPAG; this comes from the coding sequence ATGATCGAGGTCACCCTGCTCGGAACCGGAAGCCCCATCCCAGATCCCGACCGGGCTGGACCGTCGACGATGGTCCGCGCCGGCGGCCAGACGTTCCTCATCGACTGCGGCCGCGGCGTACTGCAGCGCCTGGCGGCCGCCGGGTCGTCGGCCCCGCAACTCAGCGCGCTGCTGCTCACCCATCTGCACAGCGATCACATCGCCGACCTCGGCGACGTGATCATCACGCGCTGGGTGAGCACCTTCACCCCCGACGCCCCACCCCTGCCGATCATCGGCCCGCCGGGAACCGCTGAGGTCGTCGAGGCCACGCTCAAGGCGTTCGGCCACGACATCGGATACCGCATCGCTCACCACCACGACCTCACCGCGCCCCCGCCGGTCGAGGTTCACGAACACACCGAGGGGGTGGTGTGGGACCGCGACGGCGTGGCGATCCGCGTGGCCCCCACCGACCATCGCCCCGTGACCCCCACGATCGGCTTCCGGGTCGAACATGCCGACGCCTCGGTGGTGGCCGCGGGTGACACCGTGCCGTGCCCGACGCTCGACGCGCTCGCGGCAGGCGCGGGCGCGCTCATCCACACCGTGATCCGCAAGGACATCATCGACACGCTTCCGCAGCAACGCATCCGCGACATCTGCGACTACCACTCGTCGGTGCAGGACGCCGCGGCCACCGCGGCGCGGGCCGGGGTCGGGATCCTGATCCTCACCCACTACGTGCCGGCCATCGCCCCTGGCACCGAGGACCAGTGGCGGGCACTGGCGGCCACCGAGTTCGACCGCCAGATCGAGGTCGGACAGGATCTGCACCGCGTCGAGGTGCACCCCGGGGTGTGCGTCAAGCCAGCCGGGTGA
- a CDS encoding fumarylacetoacetate hydrolase family protein codes for MRLATYCRPGGGPEIGLIDGDTLVPLTTDDGFSPSMVEFVALGADGLRRAAKAAATAPRIAADTVRLLAPIRPYNNIMCVGKNYYDHAAEFAGSGFDASQKQVVPDIPVIFTKALSSIVGPDDHVRVSDDPTYTSDYEGELAVVIGEGGHQIAAADAFAHVYGYTIVNDVTIRDLQKRHVQFFIGKSAATYGPMGPVLVTADEIDDVNALRVQTRINGELRQDAPVSDLIFDIPTVIEAISAAVMLQPGDVIATGTPAGVGIGFSPPRFLSPGDLMEVTIDCIGTLSNPTV; via the coding sequence ATGAGACTCGCCACCTACTGCCGACCTGGCGGCGGCCCAGAAATCGGCCTCATCGACGGAGACACACTGGTCCCGCTGACAACCGATGACGGATTCTCGCCGAGCATGGTGGAGTTCGTCGCGCTGGGAGCCGACGGTCTGCGGCGCGCGGCGAAGGCGGCAGCCACCGCACCCCGCATCGCGGCCGACACCGTGCGGTTGCTGGCACCGATCCGCCCATACAACAACATCATGTGCGTGGGCAAGAACTACTACGATCACGCGGCGGAGTTCGCCGGCAGCGGATTCGACGCCAGCCAGAAGCAGGTGGTTCCTGACATCCCGGTGATTTTCACCAAGGCCCTTTCGTCGATCGTCGGCCCCGACGACCACGTCCGCGTGAGCGACGACCCCACGTATACAAGCGATTACGAGGGTGAACTGGCAGTGGTGATCGGCGAGGGTGGGCATCAGATCGCTGCAGCCGACGCGTTCGCGCACGTCTACGGCTACACCATCGTCAACGACGTCACGATCCGCGATCTACAGAAGCGCCACGTGCAGTTCTTCATCGGCAAGAGCGCCGCCACCTACGGGCCGATGGGTCCGGTGCTGGTGACCGCCGACGAGATCGACGACGTGAATGCGTTGCGGGTGCAGACCAGGATCAACGGGGAGCTGCGTCAGGACGCCCCCGTGTCGGATCTGATTTTCGACATCCCCACCGTGATCGAGGCGATCTCGGCGGCGGTGATGCTGCAACCCGGTGACGTCATCGCGACCGGTACACCGGCTGGAGTGGGCATCGGGTTCAGCCCGCCGCGTTTCCTGTCACCCGGTGACCTCATGGAAGTCACCATCGATTGCATCGGAACGCTGTCGAATCCCACTGTTTAA
- a CDS encoding Gfo/Idh/MocA family protein: protein MTTALPAHGTVGLAVIGCGTVGRIRALLAREYPGIGWLGLCDIDEQVLKNLATDTDADFATTNITELLSRPEIGAVIIATDEREHVDPILRAVELGVPLFIEKPLATDPADSARVLTAITEAGVDTVVGYTQRFRRRFQTVKQRLRDGQIGDVTTVVTRAFMNRMVPEATLRKVTDTTNLTPMVVSGTHSLDMCMWLLEGRKPVEVYARSTDRTLGPIGTKDGTSGIFTMDDGVVFSMNINWALPTVWPGAVYGLEIGIVGTRGVIDVEDTHRDVILASEIGQPAGYNSRGFEPPAPRHVDFVGSYPPGDVSDGMLWGPMREETTTWFARICRGINTPHATAADGHANLIHTMAMDLSARTGRPVSLPIDPGELLAGLKP from the coding sequence ATGACCACAGCATTACCAGCGCACGGCACCGTGGGACTCGCGGTCATCGGATGTGGCACGGTCGGCAGAATTCGCGCACTGCTGGCTCGCGAGTACCCCGGCATCGGCTGGCTCGGTTTGTGCGACATCGACGAGCAGGTGCTCAAGAATCTGGCCACCGACACCGACGCCGACTTCGCCACCACGAACATCACCGAACTGCTCTCCCGGCCCGAGATCGGCGCGGTCATCATCGCCACCGACGAACGCGAGCACGTCGATCCGATCCTGCGCGCGGTGGAACTCGGCGTGCCGCTGTTCATCGAGAAACCTCTGGCCACCGATCCCGCGGACTCTGCCCGCGTGCTCACCGCGATCACCGAAGCCGGCGTCGACACCGTCGTCGGCTACACGCAACGGTTCCGGCGACGGTTCCAAACCGTCAAGCAACGCCTTCGTGACGGGCAGATCGGCGATGTCACAACGGTTGTCACGCGGGCGTTCATGAACCGCATGGTCCCGGAGGCCACGCTGCGTAAAGTGACCGACACGACCAACCTCACCCCCATGGTGGTGTCCGGCACTCACAGCCTCGACATGTGCATGTGGCTGCTGGAGGGCCGCAAACCGGTCGAGGTGTACGCCCGCTCCACCGACCGCACCCTGGGGCCGATCGGCACCAAGGACGGCACGTCGGGGATCTTCACGATGGACGACGGGGTGGTGTTCAGCATGAACATCAACTGGGCGCTGCCGACGGTCTGGCCGGGTGCGGTATACGGACTGGAGATCGGCATCGTCGGAACCCGCGGTGTGATCGACGTCGAGGACACCCACCGCGACGTCATCCTGGCCTCTGAAATCGGGCAGCCCGCAGGCTACAACAGTCGCGGATTCGAGCCACCCGCGCCGCGTCACGTCGACTTCGTCGGAAGCTATCCCCCGGGCGATGTGTCGGACGGCATGCTGTGGGGCCCGATGCGTGAGGAGACGACCACCTGGTTCGCCCGAATCTGCCGCGGTATCAACACACCACACGCCACGGCGGCCGACGGACACGCCAATCTGATCCACACCATGGCAATGGACCTGTCGGCGCGAACCGGCCGCCCCGTGTCCCTGCCGATAGACCCCGGCGAGCTCCTCGCCGGCCTCAAACCCTGA
- a CDS encoding ABC transporter ATP-binding protein, whose protein sequence is MADISVTNLHKEFGLGADKVVALENVNLSISGHAFVSIVGASGCGKSTLLNILSGIETPTSGRVSITENGRPAHAGYVFQAARLLPWRSVMENMLFVQKDRSAETRARCQHYLEMVQLGDKGDKYPGELSGGMQQRVGIARAFATEPDVLFMDEPFSHLDAITARTLRRELHTIWAETGKTVVFVTHDVGEAVELSNRILVFAKGGRLADDIKLTLPFPRDPSDADVAVTKAEVFKTFEDIGALAVS, encoded by the coding sequence GTGGCTGATATCTCTGTCACCAACTTGCACAAGGAGTTCGGCCTGGGCGCCGACAAGGTCGTCGCGTTGGAGAACGTGAACCTGAGCATCAGCGGCCACGCCTTCGTATCGATCGTCGGGGCGTCCGGCTGCGGAAAGTCGACACTGCTGAACATCCTCAGTGGCATCGAAACCCCGACCAGCGGCAGGGTGAGCATCACCGAGAACGGCAGGCCGGCACACGCAGGATATGTGTTTCAGGCGGCCCGGCTTCTGCCCTGGCGCAGTGTGATGGAGAACATGCTCTTCGTGCAGAAAGACCGTTCGGCCGAGACACGGGCCCGCTGCCAGCATTACCTCGAGATGGTGCAGCTCGGTGATAAGGGCGACAAGTATCCAGGAGAGTTGTCGGGCGGCATGCAGCAGCGTGTAGGCATCGCGCGTGCTTTCGCGACCGAACCCGATGTGCTGTTCATGGACGAACCATTCAGCCATCTCGATGCGATCACCGCGCGCACCCTGCGGCGGGAACTACACACGATCTGGGCCGAGACCGGCAAGACCGTGGTTTTCGTGACCCATGACGTCGGCGAGGCCGTCGAGCTGTCGAACCGGATCCTGGTGTTCGCAAAAGGTGGCCGCCTCGCCGACGACATCAAGCTGACGTTGCCGTTCCCGCGGGACCCGTCCGACGCGGATGTGGCGGTCACCAAGGCCGAGGTGTTCAAGACCTTCGAGGACATCGGCGCGCTCGCGGTTTCCTGA
- a CDS encoding NtaA/DmoA family FMN-dependent monooxygenase (This protein belongs to a clade of FMN-dependent monooxygenases, within a broader family of flavin-dependent oxidoreductases, the luciferase-like monooxygenase (LMM) family, some of whose members use coenzyme F420 rather than FMN.), whose amino-acid sequence MSKRPLYYSAFVMNTASHVLHGLWRAPEAQNHKFNSLRHWTSLAAAVDKAGYDLLFFADVFGLRAPWNGNWRKSVEGGIQIPVNDPSVLASALAAATENLGIVFTSSIVQDHPFNFARRMSSLDHYTEGRLGWNIVTSFNENMFRSFGHEGTLGHDERYEWAYEYVDVAYKLWEGSWDEDALVQDKERSIHSDPSKIHKINHVGKRYKVEGPHFTSPSPQRTPVLFQAGSSPAGQLFSARNAEGVYISSPNPEAAHKLTTETRALAAQNGRDPQDITFAQGLSFVIGDTHAEAVRRNDELKRHLDLEGIALHALGDAGIDAGALPLDTPISELGEFTGIKSFTRWAAEASGSDEPTIRDMAWVLEGANRIVGTAEEIADQLEEWREAGVDGINVYHATVPGTFQEVADRLFPTLRERGLIATDKSGTLRHKLLGRGDRLPDSHPAAAYRGAFTDNDLLNNIELA is encoded by the coding sequence GTGAGCAAGCGGCCGCTGTACTACTCGGCGTTCGTCATGAACACCGCATCCCATGTGCTGCACGGCCTTTGGCGCGCGCCCGAGGCGCAGAACCACAAGTTCAACTCGCTGCGCCACTGGACGTCGCTGGCCGCTGCCGTCGACAAGGCCGGTTACGACCTGCTGTTCTTCGCCGACGTGTTCGGATTGCGGGCGCCGTGGAACGGCAACTGGCGCAAATCCGTCGAGGGCGGCATCCAGATCCCGGTGAACGACCCCTCGGTGCTGGCGTCCGCCCTCGCGGCGGCCACCGAGAACCTGGGAATCGTGTTCACGAGTTCGATCGTGCAGGATCACCCGTTCAACTTCGCGCGCCGGATGTCCTCGCTGGACCACTACACCGAAGGCCGCCTCGGCTGGAACATCGTGACGAGCTTCAACGAGAACATGTTCCGCAGCTTCGGTCACGAGGGCACCCTCGGGCACGACGAGCGGTACGAATGGGCCTACGAGTACGTCGATGTGGCGTACAAGCTGTGGGAGGGGTCGTGGGACGAAGATGCCCTCGTCCAGGACAAGGAACGCAGCATCCATTCGGATCCGTCGAAAATCCACAAGATCAACCACGTCGGCAAGCGCTACAAGGTCGAGGGCCCCCATTTCACCTCACCCTCGCCGCAGCGCACCCCGGTGCTGTTCCAGGCCGGCTCGTCACCGGCCGGGCAGCTGTTCTCGGCCCGCAACGCCGAAGGCGTCTACATCAGCAGTCCGAATCCGGAGGCCGCGCACAAGCTGACCACCGAGACGCGGGCATTGGCCGCGCAGAACGGCCGCGATCCCCAGGACATCACGTTCGCGCAGGGATTGTCGTTCGTCATCGGCGACACGCATGCCGAGGCCGTGCGGCGCAACGATGAGCTCAAACGCCATCTGGACCTGGAGGGCATCGCGTTGCACGCACTGGGCGATGCCGGGATCGACGCGGGCGCGCTGCCCTTGGACACGCCGATCAGTGAGCTCGGCGAGTTCACCGGGATCAAGAGCTTCACCCGTTGGGCGGCTGAGGCGTCGGGCAGCGACGAGCCGACCATCCGCGACATGGCGTGGGTTCTCGAGGGGGCCAACCGCATCGTCGGCACCGCCGAGGAGATCGCGGATCAGCTCGAGGAGTGGCGTGAGGCCGGCGTCGACGGCATCAACGTCTACCACGCGACCGTGCCGGGGACGTTTCAGGAGGTCGCCGACCGCCTGTTCCCCACGCTGCGTGAGCGCGGTCTGATCGCGACCGACAAGTCGGGGACGCTGCGGCACAAGCTGCTCGGCCGCGGTGACCGGCTGCCCGACAGCCATCCGGCCGCCGCATACCGTGGTGCGTTCACCGACAACGATCTGCTGAACAACATCGAGCTCGCCTGA
- a CDS encoding Ldh family oxidoreductase — protein MRVPAATLESFAADALRAHGVSSDHAEITARRLIEADMRGRTGHGLIRLPSYLERIRAGGINVRPTITVRHETPVSALIDGDNGLGQVVMTRATELAIDKARQSGLAWVGTVHSNHAGAAGSYAQMAADAGCVGSYLAVANANGMPPWGGTIPLLGTNPLAIAIPTESTPFVLDIATTTASHGTIKVAAREGRPMPEGWVVDAAGRPITDPAKAHEGFLVPIGGYKGAGLTIAIGLLAGVLNGAAFGAEVIDHRLDETTPTNTGQAVLVLRTDLFRPGPAVLADLTHHLDALRDSGSIDGGRVRLPGDEAARLQADAEQLGVPIPDKLAVQLRHVARGAGVESPF, from the coding sequence ATGCGCGTTCCCGCCGCGACGCTCGAGTCGTTCGCCGCCGACGCCCTCCGTGCCCACGGAGTCTCAAGCGATCACGCCGAAATCACCGCACGGCGCCTCATCGAGGCCGACATGCGTGGACGCACGGGCCACGGGCTGATCCGGCTGCCGTCCTACCTGGAGCGTATCCGCGCCGGCGGGATCAACGTGCGTCCGACCATCACAGTGCGCCACGAGACGCCGGTGTCGGCGCTGATCGATGGCGACAACGGGCTCGGACAGGTGGTGATGACCAGGGCGACCGAGTTGGCCATCGACAAGGCGCGGCAATCGGGGCTGGCGTGGGTCGGCACCGTGCACTCGAATCATGCCGGGGCGGCCGGTTCGTATGCGCAGATGGCCGCCGACGCCGGTTGCGTCGGGTCATACCTCGCCGTGGCCAACGCCAACGGGATGCCGCCGTGGGGCGGGACGATTCCGCTGCTCGGCACCAATCCGTTGGCCATCGCGATCCCGACCGAGTCGACCCCGTTCGTCCTCGACATCGCGACCACCACGGCATCGCACGGCACCATCAAGGTTGCGGCCCGCGAAGGTCGCCCGATGCCGGAAGGCTGGGTCGTCGACGCGGCGGGCCGCCCGATCACCGACCCGGCGAAGGCCCACGAGGGCTTCCTGGTTCCGATCGGGGGCTACAAGGGCGCCGGCCTCACGATCGCGATCGGCCTGCTCGCCGGCGTGCTCAACGGGGCCGCCTTCGGCGCCGAGGTGATCGACCATCGCCTCGACGAGACCACCCCGACCAACACCGGACAGGCGGTCCTGGTGCTGCGTACCGACCTGTTCCGCCCCGGGCCGGCGGTCCTCGCCGATCTCACACACCATCTGGACGCACTGCGCGACTCAGGCTCGATCGACGGTGGACGCGTGAGGCTGCCCGGGGACGAGGCAGCCCGGCTACAGGCCGACGCCGAACAGCTCGGCGTGCCGATACCGGACAAGCTCGCCGTGCAGCTGCGCCACGTGGCGCGGGGCGCCGGCGTCGAATCCCCTTTCTAG
- a CDS encoding amidohydrolase family protein — MTDSAEWWPELAPRIETSRVPKPPGICVDAHTHLSVKPAAAQAKQYFRPEFEPRTLYSSEETTRYNAEYRASPLNTAQFEDAEQRLADMDAQGVDMQLLAVPPTEYFYWLPEDEALRVNRIQHERIAEVVAQWPARFAGVANVPMNYPELAVEVLREAQRDFGFHGVEISADVLGLDLDHRRFDPFWEAVVELDMTVILHPQGFTHGQRFTDYYLVNVMCMPLASTLAVTRMILGGVWIRHPQLRVLVVHGGGYLPFYIARTDHAWQVRPELRHHLDVPPSEVLRSIYVDTNVFDPRMVEQLVGDLGVDHVLLGTDYPFDMSTVDPVAFLSEARLSDNDRAQVLGGNAIRLFSIGTAP, encoded by the coding sequence ATGACGGATTCCGCCGAGTGGTGGCCGGAGCTGGCGCCGCGGATCGAAACGTCGCGTGTCCCGAAACCGCCGGGAATTTGCGTCGACGCCCACACCCACCTGTCGGTGAAACCCGCCGCGGCGCAGGCGAAACAGTACTTCCGTCCCGAATTCGAACCGCGCACGCTCTATTCGTCCGAGGAGACCACACGCTACAACGCCGAGTACCGCGCGAGCCCACTCAACACCGCCCAGTTCGAGGATGCCGAGCAGCGTCTGGCCGATATGGACGCCCAGGGTGTCGACATGCAACTGCTCGCGGTGCCGCCGACGGAGTACTTCTACTGGCTTCCCGAGGATGAGGCATTGCGGGTCAACCGGATCCAGCACGAGCGGATCGCAGAGGTCGTCGCGCAGTGGCCCGCCCGGTTCGCCGGCGTGGCCAATGTCCCGATGAATTACCCGGAGCTCGCGGTCGAGGTCCTGCGGGAAGCACAGCGTGACTTCGGCTTTCACGGCGTCGAGATCAGCGCCGACGTACTCGGCCTCGACCTCGACCACCGGCGCTTCGATCCGTTCTGGGAGGCCGTCGTCGAACTGGACATGACCGTGATCCTGCACCCCCAGGGATTCACGCACGGCCAGCGGTTCACCGACTACTATCTGGTCAACGTCATGTGTATGCCGTTGGCGTCCACACTGGCCGTGACCCGGATGATTCTCGGCGGGGTGTGGATCCGTCATCCTCAACTGCGTGTGCTGGTGGTGCACGGCGGCGGGTATCTGCCGTTCTACATCGCGCGAACCGATCATGCCTGGCAGGTGCGGCCCGAGCTGCGCCATCACCTCGACGTTCCCCCGAGCGAAGTGCTGCGCTCGATTTACGTGGATACCAACGTGTTCGACCCGCGGATGGTCGAACAGCTCGTCGGCGACCTCGGAGTGGATCACGTGTTACTGGGCACCGACTACCCGTTCGACATGAGCACCGTCGACCCCGTTGCGTTTCTCTCCGAAGCCCGCCTGTCCGACAATGACAGGGCACAGGTGCTGGGCGGTAACGCGATCCGGCTGTTCAGCATCGGTACGGCGCCGTGA
- a CDS encoding Gfo/Idh/MocA family protein: MRQINLGIIGTGWCGGIRAVTASRSPLVADLHLAEIDPARRAEITEQTDPTYVTEHWQEIVGNPGIDAIVVSATPEDLHYPMTKAALEAGKHVLLEKPMAVTLAEADELIMLAESRRLKFTIGYSQRFNDKQAMIKRAINNGTLGNVTSILLSRHITRSLGAKISSRTKLSPAAMEATHDLDFAFWCLEPRRPVRVYSQNAWGVRASTLGSPDTQYLVVTMDDGVVVTVGAGMSLPPGYPNASTTWMEVIGTEGAVLADASHRDIVLNTVSHGVQFPLSTMPGEFVDHVYAGPMERETTHFIEAVAYDRPVLVEARLARVTMEVYLAADLSAQRNEVVHLPLSEEDILETQAETALSRA, translated from the coding sequence ATGCGCCAGATCAATCTCGGAATCATCGGAACCGGTTGGTGCGGTGGCATCCGCGCCGTCACGGCGTCACGCAGCCCCCTCGTCGCCGATCTGCATCTCGCCGAAATTGATCCGGCGCGGCGCGCCGAGATCACCGAACAGACTGATCCGACATACGTCACCGAGCACTGGCAGGAAATCGTCGGGAATCCGGGGATCGACGCGATCGTCGTGTCCGCCACCCCCGAGGATCTGCACTACCCGATGACCAAGGCGGCACTCGAGGCAGGCAAGCATGTGCTGCTGGAGAAGCCGATGGCCGTGACCCTGGCCGAGGCCGATGAACTGATCATGCTGGCAGAGAGCCGCAGACTGAAATTCACCATCGGCTACTCACAACGGTTCAACGACAAACAGGCAATGATCAAACGGGCCATCAACAACGGCACTCTGGGCAACGTCACCAGCATCCTGCTGAGCCGCCACATCACACGCTCGCTGGGCGCCAAGATCTCCTCGCGCACAAAGCTATCCCCGGCCGCGATGGAGGCCACTCACGATCTCGATTTCGCGTTCTGGTGCCTGGAGCCGCGCAGGCCCGTGCGGGTGTACTCGCAGAATGCCTGGGGCGTAAGGGCATCCACCCTCGGTTCACCTGACACCCAGTACCTGGTGGTGACCATGGACGACGGTGTGGTGGTGACGGTCGGCGCCGGCATGTCGCTGCCGCCGGGCTACCCCAACGCGTCGACGACATGGATGGAGGTGATCGGCACCGAGGGCGCGGTGCTCGCCGACGCCAGCCACCGCGACATCGTGCTGAACACCGTGAGCCACGGCGTGCAGTTCCCGTTGTCCACCATGCCCGGTGAATTCGTCGACCATGTGTACGCGGGACCGATGGAGCGCGAGACCACCCATTTCATCGAGGCCGTCGCCTATGACCGGCCGGTCCTGGTCGAGGCGCGGCTCGCGCGCGTCACCATGGAGGTCTACCTCGCCGCCGACCTCTCTGCGCAGCGCAACGAAGTGGTGCACCTGCCGTTGTCCGAAGAGGACATCCTGGAGACACAAGCCGAGACGGCCCTCAGTCGCGCATGA
- a CDS encoding CBS domain-containing protein, with protein MRIADVLKNKGTAVVTISPQATVAELLAGLAEMNIGAMVVMGKSGLEGIVSERDVVRQLHKRGSSLLAQPVSSIMTSVVATCTPRDTVDHLNVLMTHNRVRHIPVLDDGRLAGIVSIGDVVKTRMEELETEQQQLQAYITQGR; from the coding sequence ATGCGGATCGCGGACGTGCTGAAGAACAAGGGCACCGCGGTGGTGACCATCTCGCCGCAGGCCACCGTCGCCGAACTGCTCGCGGGGCTGGCCGAGATGAACATCGGCGCGATGGTGGTGATGGGCAAGAGCGGCCTGGAGGGAATCGTCTCCGAACGCGACGTGGTTCGCCAGCTGCACAAGCGCGGCAGCAGCCTGCTGGCGCAGCCGGTGTCGTCGATCATGACCAGTGTCGTGGCGACCTGCACTCCGCGCGACACCGTCGACCACCTCAACGTCCTGATGACCCACAACCGGGTCCGCCACATCCCGGTGCTCGACGATGGCCGGTTGGCCGGCATTGTGAGCATCGGCGACGTGGTCAAGACCCGGATGGAAGAACTCGAAACCGAGCAACAGCAGTTGCAGGCCTACATCACGCAGGGACGCTGA
- a CDS encoding amidohydrolase family protein translates to MSRVRRNDGPVIDIHCHRECGPAAEFMADAARSAGKVALGHGNPTTQTVNRRQLETIRPKMDFLDVRLADMDRMGVDIQAVAVAVYQYYYWADPELGAKVARIINEELVEATSAHPGRFLPLGTVPFQDTEAAVAELRYLSGELGMRGIEIGTHIEGEEISSPRLEPFWAEVEELGLVVVIHTQGATHPQRLADHNFVNIIGHAFEATLATAHLIFDGVVERHPDLKIVVVHGGGYLPAYAGRIDHGWNARDDVREGVPGLPSHYLRKFYFDTMVFEPDQLEYLIGKYGADHVVLGTDYPYDMGEDDPLGLLGEVPGLDQSKIDLIAGGNAARLLGLA, encoded by the coding sequence ATGAGCCGGGTCCGGCGCAATGACGGTCCGGTGATCGACATCCACTGTCATCGCGAATGCGGGCCGGCCGCCGAGTTCATGGCCGACGCCGCACGGTCGGCGGGCAAGGTGGCGCTTGGACACGGCAATCCGACAACCCAAACGGTGAACCGACGCCAACTCGAAACGATCCGGCCGAAGATGGATTTTCTCGACGTCCGGCTGGCGGACATGGACCGGATGGGCGTGGACATCCAGGCCGTCGCGGTCGCGGTGTACCAGTACTACTACTGGGCGGATCCGGAGCTGGGCGCCAAGGTCGCGCGGATCATCAATGAGGAACTCGTCGAGGCGACATCGGCGCATCCCGGCCGGTTCCTGCCGCTGGGCACCGTGCCGTTCCAGGACACCGAGGCCGCGGTCGCCGAATTGCGCTACTTGTCGGGAGAACTCGGCATGCGCGGCATCGAGATCGGAACGCACATCGAGGGCGAGGAAATCTCGAGCCCGCGGCTGGAGCCGTTCTGGGCCGAGGTCGAGGAGCTCGGTCTTGTCGTCGTCATCCACACACAGGGCGCCACGCACCCTCAGCGACTCGCCGACCATAACTTCGTCAACATCATCGGCCACGCGTTCGAGGCCACCTTGGCCACCGCGCACCTCATCTTCGACGGCGTGGTCGAGCGCCACCCCGATCTCAAGATCGTCGTCGTACACGGCGGCGGCTACCTGCCTGCTTATGCAGGCAGGATTGACCACGGCTGGAACGCGCGCGACGACGTACGCGAGGGGGTTCCGGGGCTTCCCAGCCACTACCTTCGCAAGTTCTACTTCGACACCATGGTTTTCGAGCCCGATCAACTTGAGTACCTCATCGGCAAGTACGGCGCCGACCATGTCGTGCTGGGCACCGACTACCCGTACGACATGGGCGAGGACGATCCACTCGGATTGCTCGGCGAAGTCCCCGGGCTGGATCAGTCCAAGATAGATCTCATCGCAGGCGGAAACGCCGCACGACTACTGGGGTTGGCATGA